In the Arachis ipaensis cultivar K30076 chromosome B10, Araip1.1, whole genome shotgun sequence genome, one interval contains:
- the LOC107621567 gene encoding uncharacterized protein LOC107621567 — MNPMNLDSKSDLLRPVVVVVISLFLYPIISMITLSTTLIACFSFFSEPMLSNRFSFHMSDNDNIARYTDISFYFDSDREVSPQAIGASACIEHPVSKFDTLAGIAIKYGVEVADIRKMNGLVTDRQIFALKTINIPLPGRHPPSPCLSYDATSPGQGNSNPPCTDAGHLELFESFHSLKGKPSEPKVSQAMSSLQGFYGLKPATNSSEDDSHTPKRPLHQHRKSRSLVDIILAEVMEKGHVEEAAQVRQEGELEKWNDKLIRRRHTSEADFSRIPELLLKEDSSSASVGPPSRTGKRLALRQKVGSRNALTSDSESSGIMKTGDTSEWSSPLSSGVRKSYSTPCFQDQDNSCTSSIWPPSVWTLKPDLQVLPKPRRNKAALD; from the exons ATGAATCCCATGAATCTAGATAGCAAGTCTGATTTGTTAAGACCCGTCGTCGTCGTTGTCATCTCCCTCTTCCTCTACCCTATCATCTCCATGATCACATTGTCCACCACTCTTATCGCTTGCTTCAGCTTCTTCTCCGAACCAATGCTCAGTAATCGCTTCAGTTTTCATATGAGCGACAACGACAATATTGCTCGTTATACTGATA TTTCGTTCTATTTTGATAGTGATCGGGAGGTTAGCCCCCAAGCGATTGGTGCATCAGCATGCATTGAGCACCCTGTCTCCAAGTTTGACACTTTGGCTGGCATTGCAATCAAGTATGGTGTTGAG GTTGCTGACATCAGAAAGATGAATGGGCTTGTCACGGATCGTCAAATATTCGCACTTAAAACCATCAACATTCCACTGCCTGGAAGGCACCCTCCATCTCCTTGTTTATCTTATGATGCAACCTCTCCAGG ACAAGGTAACTCCAATCCCCCTTGCACTGATGCTGGCCACCTTGAGCTGTTTGAATCATTCCATTCCTTGAAAGGCAAGCCTTCCGAGCCCAAGGTCTCGCAAGCAATGAGCTCCTTACAAGGTTTCTATGGACTTAAACCGGCCACTAATTCCTCCGAAGACGATTCCCACACGCCTAAGCGACCTCTGCACCAACACCGCAAATCCAGAAGTTTGGTGGATATAATCTTGGCAGAGGTCATGGAAAAGGGGCATGTTGAAGAGGCTGCACAAGTGAGGCAAGAAGGGGAGTTGGAGAAATGGAATGATAAACTTATCCGGAGGCGCCACACATCCGAAGCTGACTTTAGTAGGATACCTGAATTGCTGTTGAAGGAGGATAGCAGCAGCGCTTCTGTTGGTCCTCCGTCGAGAACAGGAAAGCGCTTGGCTCTGAGGCAGAAAGTGGGTAGCAGAAATGCATTAACAAGTGATTCTGAATCAAGTGGTATCATGAAAACAGGGGATACTTCTGAGTGGTCATCACCATTATCATCTGGGGTGCGAAAATCATACAGCACACCGTGCTTTCAAGATCAAGATAACAGTTGCACCTCATCCATTTGGCCACCCTCAGTGTGGACCTTGAAACCAGATTTACAGGTTCTACCGAAGCCTCGAAGAAATAAAGCTGCACTTGACTGA